The Pseudosulfitobacter pseudonitzschiae genome includes a region encoding these proteins:
- the rpsB gene encoding 30S ribosomal protein S2: MALPEFSMRQLLEAGVHFGHQTQRWNPRMGPYIYGARNGIHIMDLTQTVPMLDQALQVIRDTVAKGGSILFVGTKRQAAQPIADAAEKCAQYYMNHRWLGGTLTNWQTVSKSIQRLKTIDEQAELGFEGFTKKERLGMERDQFKLEASLGGIREMGGRPDLIFVIDVKKEALAVAEANKLGIPVVAVVDTNCPPDGIDYIIPGNDDAARAITLYCDLAARAALDGMSAQLGAAGVDIGAMEEAPAEEAVADSTGVETGNVSEETAHNDAMSKDAPLDIESTKETVAKADS; encoded by the coding sequence ATGGCTCTTCCCGAGTTCTCCATGCGCCAGCTGCTGGAAGCAGGCGTTCACTTTGGTCACCAGACACAGCGCTGGAACCCCCGCATGGGCCCGTACATCTACGGCGCGCGCAACGGCATCCACATCATGGACCTGACACAGACTGTTCCGATGCTGGATCAGGCACTGCAAGTCATCCGTGACACCGTCGCCAAAGGCGGCAGCATCCTCTTCGTCGGCACCAAGCGTCAGGCTGCACAGCCCATCGCAGATGCCGCAGAGAAATGCGCACAGTATTACATGAACCACCGCTGGCTGGGCGGCACGCTGACCAACTGGCAGACCGTGTCCAAATCGATCCAGCGGCTGAAAACCATCGACGAACAGGCCGAGCTGGGCTTCGAAGGCTTCACCAAAAAAGAACGTCTGGGCATGGAACGTGACCAGTTCAAACTGGAAGCCTCGTTGGGCGGTATCCGTGAAATGGGCGGCCGTCCCGACCTGATCTTTGTGATCGACGTCAAAAAAGAAGCGCTGGCCGTCGCCGAAGCCAACAAACTGGGTATCCCCGTTGTGGCTGTGGTTGACACCAACTGCCCGCCCGATGGCATCGACTATATCATTCCGGGCAACGACGACGCGGCCCGCGCCATCACGCTGTATTGCGATCTGGCCGCCCGCGCAGCCCTTGACGGTATGAGCGCCCAACTGGGTGCAGCCGGCGTTGATATCGGTGCAATGGAAGAAGCCCCTGCAGAAGAAGCCGTGGCAGACTCGACCGGTGTTGAAACCGGAAACGTCTCGGAAGAGACCGCGCACAACGACGCAATGTCGAAAGACGCGCCTTTGGACATCGAAAGCACCAAAGAAACAGTGGCCAAAGCCGACAGCTAA
- the tsf gene encoding translation elongation factor Ts, with protein sequence MAITASMVKELRESTGAGMMDAKKALTENDGDMEAAVDWLRTKGLAKAAKKSGRTAAEGLVAVKVDGTKGIAVEVNSETDFVGKNAEFQGMVSGIADVAITVDNVDALNAAPMGGKTVAEIVTDKVATIGENMSVRRMQAITGDTVVSYVHNAAAPGMGKIGVLVAMTGGDDAFGKQVAMHIAAVNPASLSEDDLDASVVEKEKQVQMDIARESGKPEAVIEKMIVGRMKKYMSEVTLLNQQFVVNPDLTVADAAKEAGATITGFVRLEVGEGIEVVKEDFAAEVAKVGKG encoded by the coding sequence ATGGCAATCACAGCATCTATGGTCAAAGAACTGCGCGAAAGCACAGGCGCAGGCATGATGGACGCCAAAAAAGCGCTGACGGAAAACGATGGCGACATGGAAGCAGCGGTCGATTGGCTGCGCACCAAAGGTCTGGCCAAAGCGGCCAAAAAATCGGGCCGTACCGCTGCCGAAGGTCTGGTTGCTGTCAAAGTTGACGGCACCAAAGGCATCGCAGTCGAAGTGAACTCGGAAACCGACTTTGTCGGCAAGAACGCCGAATTCCAAGGCATGGTATCGGGCATCGCCGATGTTGCCATCACAGTGGACAATGTCGACGCACTGAACGCCGCCCCGATGGGTGGCAAGACAGTAGCCGAAATTGTGACCGACAAGGTTGCGACCATTGGCGAAAATATGTCGGTGCGCCGCATGCAGGCCATCACAGGCGACACCGTTGTGTCCTATGTGCACAACGCAGCCGCACCCGGCATGGGCAAAATCGGCGTTCTGGTCGCAATGACCGGCGGCGACGACGCCTTTGGCAAACAGGTTGCGATGCACATCGCCGCCGTGAACCCTGCCTCGCTGAGCGAAGACGATCTTGACGCATCCGTGGTCGAGAAAGAAAAACAGGTTCAAATGGACATTGCACGCGAAAGCGGCAAGCCCGAAGCCGTCATCGAAAAGATGATCGTGGGCCGTATGAAAAAGTACATGTCCGAAGTGACCCTGCTGAACCAGCAGTTTGTCGTGAACCCCGACCTGACCGTGGCAGATGCCGCGAAAGAAGCGGGTGCCACAATCACCGGTTTCGTGCGTCTGGAAGTGGGCGAAGGCATCGAAGTGGTCAAAGAAGACTTTGCCGCCGAAGTGGCCAAAGTCGGCAAAGGCTGA
- a CDS encoding MBL fold metallo-hydrolase, producing MIPRRTFLAASAAAITFLPYAARAAAHAGDSFTTTNGEIEVFPVDHASFVMTTPEGTIYNDPIGDPAMYTDFPAADLILVTHEHGDHYNAETLAALMGDATILVVNPAVAEMLPEDLKARATVLANGEQAMAGNVSIRAIPAYNTTEERKNFHPEGRDNGYVLTIDGFHVYISGDTEGTREMMALTDIDLAFVCMNLPFTMDAEAAAEAVAAFKPTYVYPYHYRGRDGGTQDPEVFAAAVGDATTVKMGNWYHKEG from the coding sequence ATGATACCGCGCAGAACCTTTCTGGCCGCCAGTGCCGCCGCCATTACCTTTTTGCCCTATGCCGCACGGGCTGCTGCCCATGCAGGCGACAGTTTCACCACCACCAATGGCGAGATCGAAGTTTTTCCGGTTGATCACGCATCCTTTGTGATGACCACGCCAGAAGGTACGATCTATAATGATCCCATCGGTGATCCGGCGATGTATACGGATTTTCCAGCCGCCGACCTGATCCTTGTCACGCACGAGCATGGCGATCACTACAACGCCGAAACGTTGGCGGCCCTTATGGGCGATGCCACCATCCTCGTGGTCAATCCGGCTGTGGCGGAAATGCTGCCCGAAGACCTGAAAGCACGGGCGACAGTTCTGGCCAATGGTGAGCAGGCTATGGCGGGCAACGTCAGTATTCGCGCGATCCCGGCCTATAATACCACCGAAGAGCGCAAGAATTTCCACCCCGAGGGGCGCGACAACGGCTATGTGCTGACCATTGACGGATTTCACGTCTATATCTCGGGTGACACCGAGGGCACGCGCGAGATGATGGCGCTGACGGATATTGATCTGGCCTTTGTCTGCATGAACCTGCCCTTCACTATGGACGCAGAAGCCGCAGCCGAAGCCGTGGCCGCGTTCAAGCCGACCTATGTCTATCCCTATCATTACCGTGGTCGTGATGGTGGCACCCAAGACCCCGAGGTTTTTGCCGCCGCAGTGGGTGATGCCACCACGGTCAAGATGGGCAACTGGTACCACAAAGAAGGCTGA
- a CDS encoding LuxR family transcriptional regulator, which yields MTDDVRSYLHGLSNCQTMEGLWDAHTEKMASYGFDRLIYGFTRYRYGNNLGDPEDFIILTNHSTEYTDVFMGEQHYVHAPMVSWALNNEGAGSWRMLSQMVETKTLTPAEARVMEFNKKMGVTAGYTISFKSVSARSKGAIALTARDGMSQDEIDAVWDAHGRDIHLMNNVAHLKILTLPYSGPNRGLTKRQREALEWVGDGKTMQDIAVLMGLTSATVEKHLRLAREALAVETTAQAVLKAAFANQMFILEA from the coding sequence ATGACCGATGACGTGCGCAGCTATCTTCACGGGCTTTCCAATTGTCAGACAATGGAAGGGCTGTGGGACGCGCACACCGAAAAGATGGCCAGCTATGGCTTTGACAGGCTGATCTATGGATTCACCCGCTATCGCTACGGCAACAATCTGGGCGACCCTGAAGATTTTATCATCCTGACCAACCATTCCACTGAATACACAGATGTCTTTATGGGCGAACAGCATTATGTGCACGCGCCAATGGTCAGTTGGGCGTTGAACAACGAAGGGGCGGGCAGCTGGCGCATGCTAAGCCAGATGGTCGAGACCAAAACCCTGACCCCTGCCGAGGCGCGGGTGATGGAGTTCAACAAAAAGATGGGCGTCACAGCAGGCTATACCATCAGCTTCAAGTCGGTGTCGGCGCGCTCCAAGGGGGCGATAGCCCTGACCGCGCGCGACGGCATGTCCCAAGACGAAATTGACGCGGTCTGGGACGCGCATGGTCGCGACATCCACCTGATGAATAATGTTGCGCACCTCAAGATTTTGACCCTGCCGTATTCCGGCCCCAACCGCGGTCTGACCAAACGCCAGCGCGAGGCACTGGAATGGGTCGGGGATGGCAAGACGATGCAGGACATTGCGGTGCTGATGGGGCTGACATCCGCCACGGTCGAAAAACACCTCAGACTGGCCCGCGAGGCGCTGGCGGTGGAAACCACGGCGCAGGCGGTGCTGAAAGCGGCCTTTGCCAACCAGATGTTCATTCTGGAAGCCTGA
- the aroQ gene encoding type II 3-dehydroquinate dehydratase, whose product MTSILVLNGPNLNLLGTRQPEVYGRTTLQDVEAMCVDWGKAAGLDVTCVQSNHEGVMIDAIHAAKGKHGGIVLNAGAYTHTSVALRDAIASVELPVVEVHLSNIHARETFRHHSHIAPVALGQIAGFGAQGYDLAIQALAKHLESAG is encoded by the coding sequence ATGACGTCGATTCTTGTCCTCAACGGACCGAACCTGAACCTGCTGGGCACACGCCAACCCGAAGTTTACGGGCGTACAACTTTGCAAGATGTCGAAGCGATGTGCGTGGATTGGGGCAAGGCCGCGGGTCTGGACGTGACCTGTGTGCAGTCCAACCACGAGGGCGTGATGATCGACGCGATCCACGCGGCAAAAGGCAAACACGGCGGCATCGTGCTGAACGCGGGTGCCTATACCCATACATCCGTGGCGCTGCGCGATGCCATTGCGTCGGTCGAACTGCCCGTGGTCGAGGTACACCTGTCCAACATCCACGCCCGCGAGACCTTTCGCCATCACAGCCACATTGCCCCCGTCGCACTGGGGCAGATCGCGGGTTTTGGTGCGCAAGGTTATGATCTGGCAATACAGGCGCTGGCCAAACATCTGGAGTCTGCCGGATGA
- a CDS encoding MaoC family dehydratase → MTPIETEVARLEGLIGQEVGVSDWITVDQQMINQFAETTLDQQWIHVDPERAARETPFGGAIAHGFLTLSLASRFSYECFSMAEGQVMGINYGFNKLRFLNPVKAGARVRGRFVINSVKQRNATDLLRESGLTIEIEGEETPALIADWLGLAVFGPAA, encoded by the coding sequence ATGACACCTATTGAGACAGAAGTAGCCCGACTTGAGGGGTTGATCGGACAGGAAGTAGGCGTGTCCGACTGGATCACCGTCGATCAGCAGATGATCAACCAGTTTGCCGAGACCACGCTGGACCAGCAGTGGATTCACGTCGATCCCGAACGCGCCGCCCGCGAAACCCCCTTTGGCGGGGCCATCGCGCACGGGTTCCTGACGCTCAGCCTTGCCAGCCGCTTTTCCTACGAATGTTTTTCGATGGCAGAGGGTCAGGTGATGGGCATCAACTACGGCTTTAACAAGCTGCGGTTCCTGAACCCGGTCAAGGCTGGCGCACGGGTGCGGGGTCGCTTTGTGATCAATTCGGTCAAACAGCGCAACGCCACCGATCTGCTGCGCGAGTCCGGTCTGACCATCGAAATCGAAGGCGAAGAGACCCCTGCCCTGATCGCCGATTGGCTGGGTCTGGCCGTATTCGGCCCCGCTGCCTGA